The Leptotrichia sp. OH3620_COT-345 nucleotide sequence CTTAGGTTTTACTTCTTCTACTCTTTCTTCTTCCAATATCACACTTTCTTCCAACATTTCTCCCGATGTGCTCTGCTCTTTTTTCATCTTCTTTTCAGAAACCTTCTTCTCTTTTACAGGTCTTGTCATTTCTCTCTGTTGCTTATAATAATCTTCTCTTGCTTTTCTTAATACATCTTTTGCACTATCCGCTATAATCAATGCACTTATTGCAAGTATTCCCGCTATTACCGTCTTTTTCATTTTTCCTCCTTAAATATTTTTTATTTTGTCTATATCTCATCTTAAATCAATCTTCCTAGCACTAGCAAAATTTATAAATTTGTTTAGAATCCGGTTATTGGAAGTATGAGAGAGATAATCAACATTCACAAGACTTAATTCATTACCTATAATATCATTTCAAGTTCACTCATCTCCTGCGCTTCCTTTTTAAGAAAAACATTAAATTTTGCTGCCACTCTCTTAAATTAGACTTTCTTTGAAATGTCAAACAATTTACTAATGATAATATCGGCATATTTGTTAGTAAAAATAATCTATTTTTATATTTTTTTATTAAAAATTCATATATTTTTTAATTCTTTATTATTTCAAAAATTTTCTTAAAATAATTTATAAAATTTTATTTTAAATATAGTAAATTATCATTTGTTTTTATCATGAAAATATTTCAAAAGTACTCAAAGAATTTTAATCTATAATAAAAAATTTTTACATTGCTTTTATTATAATTAGTTTTTTATTATTTTTCTCCTTTATTTTTAAAAAAATAATCCAAAATAAAAAATTTTATTTTTAAATTTTGGATTTTTATTAATAAAAAATGACTGTATCATAAATCAAAAATAATTCTATAATTACAAATAGTACATACTAAAAACCAAACTTCAGTATTTCATTAGTTTTTATCAAAATACATAAAATTTATAATCTAATTTTATTTTCATATCTTAATGAAACAGTCTTATTTATAATATTTTCAATTAATTTTTCTATATTTGTTAGGTAATACTCCAAAATAATTTTTAAATGATTTTGAAAATTTACTTGGATTTTCATATCCTGTCTCAGTTGCTATTTCGGATATGCTCTTATCTGTATTTAACAGTAATAATCTCGCATAATCCATTTTTTTCTTTCTTAAATATTTTGTTATTTCTATCTTCTCTGCTTTTAAAAATGCCATTTTCAACTGATACCTGCTAATATTCAAAGTTTCACATAATTCTTTTACGGAAGGTAATTCTGCTATTTTATAATTTTCCAGAACGGCTTTTGTTCTGTCAATTATAATTTTATTTGTTTTTTCAGGATTTTTATACTGTAAAATAAAAATTGCTGTAATCAACTGAAATACTTTTGATTTTAAAAACAAATAATCACTCATATTTTTTACAGATATATTTTTTATTTCTTCTGACAACAAATCAGTTTCTTCACTTGTTTTTCCGAAACGAAATTCATTAATTTTGAATATATCATTTATATCTTCTTTCCATTTTACAGACTTTTTATTCATTTCTGTAAAGTTTGAAGCCACTTTATCTACATAAATATCAATAGACAGATATTCAAAGTCTTGACTATCTATCCTGTATTTTTTCACTTTGTCATCTATCCTGTGTACTACTACATCACCTTTTTTTACATGATATTTTTTTTCGTATTCATCGTATTCAGAATAGAAAGTACATTCTCCACCTAAACAATACATAATTTCAAAATAATTAACCAAATCTTTCGTAGTTTCAAAAACTTCTTTTACCTTTCCCTTAAAATTTATAATGGACATTTCATATTTGCCTTCAAAATAATATCTTTCAAGTATTCCTTTTAATTCTTTAGATTTTTTATCTGCAATATGATATTTTTCACTAAATTCTTTTTCTTCTTTTCTTATTTCAAAAATTTTCCCTAATATTTTACCATAAAATTCATCTTTTCTTTTTTTCATTCCAATATGTTATTTTAAATTATTATATATAGAATTATACAATAATTAATTACCTTTCTTTAAATTTTTATAATTTATAACAGATCTATGTAATGCATTTTTCTATATTTATTCGGCAACATTCCAAAATAATTTTTAAAGGTTTCCGAAAATTTGCTTGGATTATCATATCCCACTTCATTTGAAATTTCGAGTATACTTTTAGTCGTAGTCAGTAACATTGTTTTTGCATATTCCATTTTCTTTTTTCTTAAATATTTTACTATTTCTACTCCTTCAGCATTTTTAAAGGCTCTTTGTAACTGATATCTGCTTATTTTCATTATTTTACATAAATCTTTTATATTAGGTAATTCCGATATCTGATATTTTTCCAAAATCTTTTTTGCATTTTCTGAAATAATTTCTTCAGTTTCAATAGAATTAAACTGCAAATTCAAAATTAAAATAATAAATTGAAACACTTTTGACTTGAAACTTAAATATTCATTTATGCCGTTTATTGAAATATTCTCTATTTCTCTTGAAATATTTTCTATTTCTTCATTTGTTTTTATAAAATAAACTTCATCACGTTTCAGAATATTTAATATCTTTTCTTTCCACTCATCGGCTTTTTTCCTATTCTTCATTTTTGAAAAATTGGAAATCATTTCATCTAAATAAACATCAATAGATATCATATAAAGATCTTCCGTTTCAATTTCGTATTTTTTTATTCCGTTTACCGCTCTATGAATTATAATATCTCCTTTTTTGAAACTGTATGTTTTCTTCTCTTTCACAAAATTTGATGTAAATGTATATTTACCATTTAAGCAATACATAATTTCAACAAAATTTGTAGAAATAGGAGGATTATTAAGAGTTTCTTTCATTTTTCCATCCAATTTAAAAATAGAAAGCTCATATTCATTATCTAAACGATATCTTTCAAATGTGCCGGTCATATTTTTGGATTTAATTCCTTTAATATAATATTTTTGGCTGAATCCTTTTTCTATTTTTTCTATTTTAAATAATTTACTTAACTGTTCTTCATAAAACTCATTTGTTTTTTTGATATTTTTCATTAGATATTTCAATAGTATTTATTAATTTCTCCTTCCTGTTCACAAAATTGTATTTTTTGTCATAAAGATTTATTAGTTTTGACTATATATATATTTTTATTATACTGAATTTTTTTATTTCTTCTCCTCTAATAATCAAAAAACAATCTTAATTTTAAAAAAATCCAAAATACTAAAACTTTTTTTAAATATTTTTTCTAAATTTATTAGGCAAAATTCCGAAATATTTTTTAAAAGCTTCTGAAAATTTACTCGGATTTTCATAGCCTATTTCATTTGCAATATCAAGTATAGTTTTGTCTGTTGAACTTAAAAGAAATTTCCCATGTTCCATTTTTTTCTTTTGTATATAGTCCGAGATACTTATTCCCTCTATTTTCTTAAATGATGTATGCAGCTGATATCTGCTTATATTCATCATCTTACATAAATCTTTTATCATGGGCATTTCAGATATTGAATATCTTTTTATAATTTCCTTTGTTTTATTTACAATTTCAAGACTGCTCACAGGCATTATTTCTACTAAATTTGTCTGCATATCTAATATCATAGGTAAAAGCTGAAAAATTTTTGCTTTTAAATTTAAGTATTTGTTTATGCTTCTAATTATTGTAATATTTTGAATTTCTTTCATTAAAACTTCTATTTCCATATTCAGTTTTCCATAATAAAAATTCCCGGGTTCAAATATGTTCAAATTTTTCTCTTTCCATTGCTTGATTTTTTCCCACCCTGTTATTTTAAGAAGATTTGAAATTAATTTATCAAGATAAAACTCTATTGTTATAAATTCAAAATTATTTCCCGAAATCTCGTATTTATTAATTTCACTACTTGCCCTTTGAATAAGAAGTTCCCCTTTTTTTAAATAAAAATCTCTTTGTATACCTTCATGAGTTAAAGATAAGAAAGTAGCCTCTCCACCAAAACAATACAGCAGCCTTATATTTTTGTAAGTACCTTTTGGGTTAATAAGTGTCTGTTTTAATTTCCCCATTGTCTTTAATATTATTATTTCGCATTCTTCATCTATACAGTATCTCTCCAAAGTTCCATTTAATATTTCTTTTTTATGATCTTTTATTTTTTGTCCGTTAATCAGATATTTTTCGCCAAGTGACTTTTCAACTTTTTGAACATCAAAAATTTTGTTAATCTGGTTATTAAAAAATTTATCCATTACTCTTCCGTGCTTTATTTTCTCATTCTTTTTTTTCATTCCTTATTCTTTTTCCTTTATACAAAATTCTAATTATTGTTTAAAATTATACTCCATTTTTTTAGGTTTTTCTACTCTTAAAACATAAAATAATCCAAATTAAAAAAATAGTCAATATGTTATTTTTATTATCTTAAAAATTAATTTTTCATTTTTTTAATTTTTTATTATTATAAAATAAAAAACATTATTATTTGTACAATAAAATATGAGGGCAAATACAAATGCCCTCATATTAAAAATATTTTCATTAATGTTGATGACCACATCCACATGTTTTTTTCATATCAAGTACCATACGTCCCTGTATTTTTCCTTCTTCCATTTCCTTAAATACTTCAGGAGCTTCTTCCAGTGCTCTTTTTTGAACCACAGGAACAACTTTTCCTTCAGCACCGAATTGGAATGCTTCTTCCAAATCTTTTCTCGTTCCTACTAATGAGCCGATAACTTCTATTCCATCAAGAACTGTTTTTACAATCGGTAAATCCATTGTTTCTGACGGCAATCCTACTGCAACAACTTTTCCTGCTGCACGAACTGAATCAATTGCCTGATTGAATGCAACTTTGGATACTGCTGTGACTACTGCCGCATGTGCTCCTCCATTTGACATTTTCTTGATTTCAGCTGCAGGGTCCGCAACATTTTTACCATTAATAATATAATCAGCTCCTACTTCTTTTGCCAATTTCAGTTTGTCATCATTAATATCTATAGCTATAACATGAGCATTAAATACATGTTTTGCATATTGGATAGCAAGATTTCCCAATCCTCCGCATCCATAAATAGCAATCCATTGTCCCGGCTTTACATCCGAAACTTTTATCGCTTTATAACATGTCACTCCTGCACAAGTTATACTGCTTGCTTGAGCCGGGTCTAATCCTTCAGGTACTTTTACCGCATAATCGGCCGTTACAAGACAATACTCCGCCATTCCTCCATCAACTGAATATCCCGCATTTTTCACTGTTCTACAAAGAGTTTCTCTACCCGTAGTACAATATTCACATACTCCGCATCCTTCAAAAAACCATGCAATACTTACTCTGTCACCAATTTTTAATGTCGTTACATCCGGAGATACCTCTTTTACTATTCCTATTCCTTCATGTCCTAAAATTCTTCCGGGAACTTTTCCGAAATCTCCATTCGCCACATGTAAATCAGTATGACATACTCCACAGTATTCCACTTCAACCAATGCTTCTCCCGGTCCCACCTTCGGTATTTCTCTTTCAACTATCTGAACTTCCCCTGTACCTTTTTCATTTACAACTACGGCTTTCATATCTGTTCCTCCTCAATAAATATAATTTAATTTAATTAAATAATATATGTTAACTTATTATTTACCTACTTCAGTTATTCTTAATTATCCTTTTTATATAAAATAATTGCTATAAACAGAGGTTTTTTGTGATTTCAAATCATTCGTTTGAATATATATTCATATATTATAATTTTACCCCTTTTTTTAAAAAAGGTCAAGTTATTTTTTTCATTATATAATTTTTTTACTTAATTTAAACATCAAATTTTATTTATATTTTGCATTTTACGTTATTTCTAATTTCTTTGAAAAAGATGAGTTATCCTATCTATTCCAAACATCGTAAAAATTTTTTTATTTTTAATATCAAACGAACATTTTAAGCATTTGTAAAATTGAAGTTTAAATATTTTTTAAACTTCTTTATAAAAAATATAAAAAACTGTCAAATTATTTTTTCTGCTTCTAAAAAAATTAAAAAATGGCAATATATTCCTATAAAAAAGGGGAAATCCTTCTATGTTTCTACATAAAATTTCCCATTTTTTATATACATATTTTTAATTCTAACTTTATTTTTTTTACCATTTTTTTCTTTTTCCATAATTTCTTCCTTGTATCTATAAACAGGAGACATTTCCACGTAACCTGTTATAATTGATTTTAATATGTTTTCCGCTTTGGAATCAGCCCTTTGATTTCCTTTTTCATCAAGAATTTTATCTACAGATAAATTTGTCAGGTACAATTCTTCTTTTTCCTTATCATAACGGATTCCGCTACTCAGATATATTTTCCCTTTACTCTTTCCGTCAAGCACAATAATATCATAATCAGTTTCTATAAATATTTTTTCACTTTCAAAATTTATTTTAGGATTTTTCATTGTCAATCGTGCAATTAAAAAATTTTTTATTATGGGAAATTTTTGTTCTGCTCTCTTTTGTATAATTGCTTTCGGTATATGTAAAATTTTATTTTCAAGAAGATCACATGATATTATTCCAAATAAAATCACTATTATAATTACTACTCTTTTTATCAAACTTGTCTTCATTTTTTCCTCCTTAGTATGATATTCTATTTTTAAAATCCCGCTTTGCCGTATATTCCATCTAATTGAAAATACAGTTCAGCGGGAACTTTTCAGAAAATGATAATTTATTTTACCTCATTTTTCTTAGTTTATTTTTATAATTTTATCTGAATATTCTTCAATTTATAAAGTTCATTACAATTTTTTATTTCAAATATTTTTTTAAAAATTTTCCTGTGTGAGATTTTTTGGATTTTACTATTTGCTCCGGAGTTCCTTTGGCTATAATTTGACCTCCTCTGTATCCCCCTTCAGGGCCCACATCTATTATATAATCGGCAAATTTTATTACATCGAGGTTATGTTCTATTACTAATACCGTATTCCCTTTTTCTACCAATCGATCCAATACAATAAGTAATTTCCTTATATCCTCAAAATGAAGTCCCGTTGTAGGCTCATCAAGAATATAAATAGTATTTCCTCTTGATATTTTTGATAATTCAGTTGCCAATTTTATCCTTTGAGCTTCTCCTCCTGATAAAGTGGTAGCAGGCTGCCCAAGTTTAATGTAATTCATTCCCACATCTATCAATGTTTGAAGCTTTCTTTCCAGACTTGGAACAGCTTTAAAAAACTCATAAGCTTCTTCTACTGACATATCGAGGATTTCTGATATACTTTTTCCTTTATAATGCACTTCCAACGTTTCTCTATTGTATCTTTTACCTTTACACACTTCACATTCTACATATACGTCAGGGAGAAAATTCATTTCTATTTTATTTATCCCTGCTCCTCCGCATGCTTCACACCTTCCTCCTTTTACATTAAACGAGAATCTTCCCTTACTGTATCCACGCACTTGTGCATCTTTCGTTTGTGCAAATAAATCCCTTATATCATCAAATATTTTTGTATATGTTGCAGTATTTGACCTTGGAGTTCTTCCGATAGGAGATTGATCGATATCTATGACTTTTTCCAGATTTTCCAAACCTTCTATTCCTCCATTTTCAAGAGGATAAAGTTTCCCTTTATTCAATCTGTTATGAAGCTCAGGAAAAAGTGTCTGATTTATTAATGTAGATTTCCCACTTCCTGATACTCCCGTTACCACAGTAAACACTTCAAGTGGAATATTAATTGTTACATTTTTTAAATTATTCCCTTTGGCATTTTTCAGCTTTATTTCCTTGGATGCTTTTCTCCGTTTTTCAGGTACTTTTATCCCTTCTTTTCCATTCAAATATTTCGCCGTAAGTGACTTCTTATTTTTTAGAACTTGATTCGGAGTTCCTGCTGCTACTATTTCTCCTCCGTATATTCCTGCTCCGGGACCCATATCTATAAGGTAATCCGCTTCTCTCATAGTATCTTCATCATGTTCTACTACAATAAGTGTATTTCCTATATCTTTAAGGTCTTTTAAAGCATCGAGAAGTTTTTCATTATCCCTCTGATGAAGCCCGATACTTGGCTCATCCAAAACATATATTACTCCTGTTAGACGGCTTCCTATCTGGGTTGCCAATCTTATTCTCTGGGATTCTCCTCCTGATAATGTTTTTGTCATTCTTGCCAATGTCAAATAATCAAGTCCGACATTTATCATAAATGAAAGTCTTTCTTTTATTTCTTTTAATATTTCTGTAGCTATTTGTTTCTGTTTTTCCGTAAGCTGTATATTTTCATAAAATTCAAGAGCTTCCGTCACACTTACTTCAGTCAGGTCGATTATGTTTTTGTCATTTATCGTAATTGCAAGCACAACATCTTTCAATCTTTTTCCGCTACATTTTTTACATGTTTTTTCAGTCATATATTTTGCTTCTATTTCTTCTTTTGTAGATTCTGAAGCTGTTTCCCTATAACGTCTTTCAATATTCCTTATAATACCGTCAAACTCTTTTTTACCGTTATAACTGAAACTGTCTCCTGACCATGAAAATTTAAATTGTTTATCACTTCCGTAAAATATAATATTTCTTTCTTCATCTGTAAGTTCAGATACTTTTTTATCCAGATTTATTTTATGTGCTTTTGCCATTGCCTCAAAAAGTTCCCAATTCCAACCTTTCTGATTAGAAGAACCGGGAAATAATATCCCCCCCTCTCTAAGAGAAAGATTTTCATCAACTATAAGTTTATTTTCATCAACTTCAAGGTTAGAACCTAATCCATTACAGGAATCACATGCACCATAAGGAGCATTAAATGAAAAGAGCCTAGGCACAACATCAGGAAATATTACTTCAGGATGCTCGGAACAGGCAAAATTTTCACTGTATTTACTGTCTTTTCCATTTATATTCGTTATAATTTTTCCGTCTGAAAGTCCTCCGGCAGTTTCCACAGCTTCGGTCAATCTGCTCAGAAAGTCTCTATCTTCCTTTTTAATTACAAGTCTGTCTACAACTACTTCAATGTTATGTCTTTTATTTTTATCCAAATCAATATTGTCATTTAAATCAAGTATGTCTCCATTTACTCTTACTCTCTGAAACCCCTTTTTCTGAAGGTTTAAAAATAAATTTTTATGTGTTCCTTTTTTTTCCGTCACAACAGGTGCCATTACTATTAATTTATCTTTCTCTTCAGTAGTGGCAAGTACATTGTCCACAATTTCCTGTAATGACTGCTTTTCTACTTTCTGACCGCAAACAGGGCAATGTGCTTCACCTATGTGTGCCCACAAAAGTCTCATATAATCATATATTTCTGTCATTGTACCTACTGTGGATCTCGGATTTTTAGATACACTTTTCTGTTCTATGGAAATAGC carries:
- a CDS encoding AraC family transcriptional regulator — its product is MKKRKDEFYGKILGKIFEIRKEEKEFSEKYHIADKKSKELKGILERYYFEGKYEMSIINFKGKVKEVFETTKDLVNYFEIMYCLGGECTFYSEYDEYEKKYHVKKGDVVVHRIDDKVKKYRIDSQDFEYLSIDIYVDKVASNFTEMNKKSVKWKEDINDIFKINEFRFGKTSEETDLLSEEIKNISVKNMSDYLFLKSKVFQLITAIFILQYKNPEKTNKIIIDRTKAVLENYKIAELPSVKELCETLNISRYQLKMAFLKAEKIEITKYLRKKKMDYARLLLLNTDKSISEIATETGYENPSKFSKSFKNYFGVLPNKYRKIN
- a CDS encoding AraC family transcriptional regulator produces the protein MKKKNEKIKHGRVMDKFFNNQINKIFDVQKVEKSLGEKYLINGQKIKDHKKEILNGTLERYCIDEECEIIILKTMGKLKQTLINPKGTYKNIRLLYCFGGEATFLSLTHEGIQRDFYLKKGELLIQRASSEINKYEISGNNFEFITIEFYLDKLISNLLKITGWEKIKQWKEKNLNIFEPGNFYYGKLNMEIEVLMKEIQNITIIRSINKYLNLKAKIFQLLPMILDMQTNLVEIMPVSSLEIVNKTKEIIKRYSISEMPMIKDLCKMMNISRYQLHTSFKKIEGISISDYIQKKKMEHGKFLLSSTDKTILDIANEIGYENPSKFSEAFKKYFGILPNKFRKNI
- the uvrA gene encoding excinuclease ABC subunit UvrA gives rise to the protein MNDKIKITGAREHNLKNVDIEIPKNQFVVITGVSGSGKSSLAFDTIYSEGQRRYVESLSAYARQFIGQMQKPELDSIEGLSPAISIEQKSVSKNPRSTVGTMTEIYDYMRLLWAHIGEAHCPVCGQKVEKQSLQEIVDNVLATTEEKDKLIVMAPVVTEKKGTHKNLFLNLQKKGFQRVRVNGDILDLNDNIDLDKNKRHNIEVVVDRLVIKKEDRDFLSRLTEAVETAGGLSDGKIITNINGKDSKYSENFACSEHPEVIFPDVVPRLFSFNAPYGACDSCNGLGSNLEVDENKLIVDENLSLREGGILFPGSSNQKGWNWELFEAMAKAHKINLDKKVSELTDEERNIIFYGSDKQFKFSWSGDSFSYNGKKEFDGIIRNIERRYRETASESTKEEIEAKYMTEKTCKKCSGKRLKDVVLAITINDKNIIDLTEVSVTEALEFYENIQLTEKQKQIATEILKEIKERLSFMINVGLDYLTLARMTKTLSGGESQRIRLATQIGSRLTGVIYVLDEPSIGLHQRDNEKLLDALKDLKDIGNTLIVVEHDEDTMREADYLIDMGPGAGIYGGEIVAAGTPNQVLKNKKSLTAKYLNGKEGIKVPEKRRKASKEIKLKNAKGNNLKNVTINIPLEVFTVVTGVSGSGKSTLINQTLFPELHNRLNKGKLYPLENGGIEGLENLEKVIDIDQSPIGRTPRSNTATYTKIFDDIRDLFAQTKDAQVRGYSKGRFSFNVKGGRCEACGGAGINKIEMNFLPDVYVECEVCKGKRYNRETLEVHYKGKSISEILDMSVEEAYEFFKAVPSLERKLQTLIDVGMNYIKLGQPATTLSGGEAQRIKLATELSKISRGNTIYILDEPTTGLHFEDIRKLLIVLDRLVEKGNTVLVIEHNLDVIKFADYIIDVGPEGGYRGGQIIAKGTPEQIVKSKKSHTGKFLKKYLK
- a CDS encoding DUF1439 domain-containing protein — encoded protein: MKTSLIKRVVIIIVILFGIISCDLLENKILHIPKAIIQKRAEQKFPIIKNFLIARLTMKNPKINFESEKIFIETDYDIIVLDGKSKGKIYLSSGIRYDKEKEELYLTNLSVDKILDEKGNQRADSKAENILKSIITGYVEMSPVYRYKEEIMEKEKNGKKNKVRIKNMYIKNGKFYVET
- the adhP gene encoding alcohol dehydrogenase AdhP, translated to MKAVVVNEKGTGEVQIVEREIPKVGPGEALVEVEYCGVCHTDLHVANGDFGKVPGRILGHEGIGIVKEVSPDVTTLKIGDRVSIAWFFEGCGVCEYCTTGRETLCRTVKNAGYSVDGGMAEYCLVTADYAVKVPEGLDPAQASSITCAGVTCYKAIKVSDVKPGQWIAIYGCGGLGNLAIQYAKHVFNAHVIAIDINDDKLKLAKEVGADYIINGKNVADPAAEIKKMSNGGAHAAVVTAVSKVAFNQAIDSVRAAGKVVAVGLPSETMDLPIVKTVLDGIEVIGSLVGTRKDLEEAFQFGAEGKVVPVVQKRALEEAPEVFKEMEEGKIQGRMVLDMKKTCGCGHQH
- a CDS encoding AraC family transcriptional regulator; translated protein: MKNIKKTNEFYEEQLSKLFKIEKIEKGFSQKYYIKGIKSKNMTGTFERYRLDNEYELSIFKLDGKMKETLNNPPISTNFVEIMYCLNGKYTFTSNFVKEKKTYSFKKGDIIIHRAVNGIKKYEIETEDLYMISIDVYLDEMISNFSKMKNRKKADEWKEKILNILKRDEVYFIKTNEEIENISREIENISINGINEYLSFKSKVFQFIILILNLQFNSIETEEIISENAKKILEKYQISELPNIKDLCKIMKISRYQLQRAFKNAEGVEIVKYLRKKKMEYAKTMLLTTTKSILEISNEVGYDNPSKFSETFKNYFGMLPNKYRKMHYIDLL